The following are encoded together in the Osmia lignaria lignaria isolate PbOS001 chromosome 13, iyOsmLign1, whole genome shotgun sequence genome:
- the LOC117601835 gene encoding uncharacterized protein LOC117601835: MAQITRLAVIKFLELVIVCVLIGLHYHSFNAGDQHTAMITMGTFGGYLIILVGLFAGSLFGAPVDRRVDLFFSLVGCVLFIVAGALNIDFFSNLAYKGSFRDTGIAKGVISLVEGVLFLVDAFFTYRGEA; encoded by the exons ATGGCTCAAATTACAAGACTCGCTGTCATCAAATTCTTGGAATTG GTTATAGTGTGTGTTCTCATAGGATTGCACTACCACTCCTTCAATGCTGGAGATCAACACACTGCAATGATTACGATGGGTACCTTTGGCggatatttaattattctcgTGGGATTATTTGCCGGTAGCCTATTTGGAGCACCAGTTGATCGTCGTGTG GATCTCTTTTTCTCCCTGGTTGGATGCGTTTTGTTCATTGTTGCCGGAGCTCTGAACATCGACTTTTTCTCAAACTTGGCCTACAAGGGCTCTTTTCGCGACACTGGTATAGCGAAAGGTGTAATCAGCTTAGTCGAGGGAGTACTGTTTCTAGTGGATGCCTTCTTCACGTACAGAGGAGAAGCTTAA